The Dysidea avara chromosome 11, odDysAvar1.4, whole genome shotgun sequence genome includes the window CTCAAGAAGGCTGAAAACCTGTGTAGTGGTGTCTGGAATTTAGAATTATCAGCATTGAAAAAATCCCCAACCAGGTACATAGTGACTTACTGGTAATTTCCAGATAACTTAGAGTCCAGGCAAGTGCAGTGAACCCCTAAAAATTTAACTAGTTTAATTACCTGCATAGCTTATACCGTATTTGGCAACTAACTGGAACAGTGTAGAAACCCTAACTGTTGGATTCATAAACAGTTGTTTGAACACAAAGCCAGTTATTATATGTACATAGAAGCCTGGACTATTTTCTTAGTCACTaactcagtggcgtagccagcccttcagggatgggtgggcacacttacccacacatttcaccccatgcaactaGCTAACTAGCACAAAATGCAAGTCCGTCCTTAGTGGATTCTATGTACAGTTggtttcaaaagtgcataaatgtatctagctagctaataatatgctacgctgctgttcctgcagcttatttcactagtctaactgcatgaatgatatagaagctagaaatgAAAACTAACTTACATTGCACCTCCTTGTCTTGTTCTCTTTTAGCTCATCTGCACTTGTACACAACTCATTCTACTCCAGCCTGACTCTTAAGATAGTCGTATGGCTTAATTCAGTCACCACTGAATCTTTTATCTCCAACTGACTTGTCTAACATGGGAAAGTTTAATTTTTCATTTATCACTCGGGTCACTTATAACCTTGTCAACAACAGAATCCGTGCTGCTCCTCACAACTGAGTATTCCGGATGTGGATTCCTTCTTCTTCGTGCTTTTCTTCCCCCGCCTAAaatttggatcacgtgatgcCATGCATTAATTAGAAAGCATCTCAGCTActtggatcacgtgatgtaatTATTGAACTTGTTTTGATATCAGCTGTTGATTTACAATGAAACTATGGTGCTGCCAAGGTATGCACTACTCGTTTCTTGTCTGTAATATCATTAGTGAGCAGGCACCGCTGTCCCAGGGAAATTTGGATAGGCACGTGCTCACccaggcccacccttggctatgcCACTACACTAACTTTCCGAAACATAACTAGCTATTGATCATGTATTTATACCACTCTAGACATGTATGCCGCACACTGGCGATAGTCGATTCAACCATAGACTGTCACGTAACCTAAAGTTTACACAAAGAACACGGAAATCCATCAACTGCCACGTGAGCAAAAGCACACATCACATGTTCTCATGCACATGGCACATACAGAGAATTGCAGAATCttgcaacacaggaagtcaccagAAATGTAACCTATCAAAGTTGTGGTGACCCATTTCAAAGTTGATGTTTTTTAGCTTGTGCACATGGCACATTATTGTGCAATGGCTAATAATGTGCCAACAAGTGTTGAAACTGCGAGTGAAAGAGAAGAGAGGCTCTGAAAAAAGCGTGACAGACTTAAAAGAGAACGGGAAACCAATCAAGAAAGGCAAGGTTTGTAAGCGTGTACAAATACCTAGTGATTCAATTTTTCCCATTACAATACAATTATATCATCAATAaaccttttccataatgacgaAAAGTGGTGACCTCTATTTGGGGCATTCTAATGTTTTCAAGTACAGCTAATATTGGGCGACAAATGAAGATTGATGGTTTGTGTGATTCAGAAAGAAGATATCAAGCTAAAAgtaacaggtatgggtataacgCAGTGGAATTAAATTGTTTATGTGGGTTTTGAAAATTTTGGCTGGTTTTGAAGGTTGAGAATAACATTCCTTTATTGCTTTCTATGACGACAAGTTTTTCATTTAGCTGTTAATAAAGATGATATAGAAGCCAAGTAACCTGGTATGGCTGCAACGTAtatactcgaaaatataagagtaTACCCCCCAAATAGAAAATCGACGtgacgtcattatggaaaagaCTCATTTACACAGCTTCCACCAACCATAGTATGTTTCATGTAAtagtttaaatgtttcaagtaaCCTTTTAAAATTGATTTGATCAGAACCATTCATTTCATTTAACTGTCATTGTATGTTTAGTCgattgcattaaatagctattTATTTCGAGATCAGGCTCACCCTgcaatgcttttagcatctgtctagttatgCAATCATGTATACTAACTAGCTGACTGtagtagggttgggcgatattaAAAATTTCCTCCCATGGCTATTGGGGAGTttattatcacaattattgtgGTATTGacactgcaaaaaaaaaataagGATGAAGGTTATTTACTAGCACAAAGAGGTTGCCTAACCTATGGAGATGCCAAGTGCTAACGAAAGAAAGCTTATAAGGAGGTGAAATTTATAAAGGCCAGGCTGTTTATCCCGCAGTACTGCATATAGCACaggtattctaataaattagtgcatcGTTTCACGTAGTAGTGTATGAGATAGGCTTGTTTGCTAGTACAAGAAGGCTGAAATACTGATTGACAACTGCATTATGGCACTGATTCTAAACACATGTAAAAGCATGTAACTGCAACAAGAAGCAGCTGTATTTCCTCATATTCATATAAGTAGGTGGTATCTGTTGCTGCCACCAGTAATATCATCTTATTACTGTCATACCAGTATGATGCCCAACGCTAACATCTGTAATGATTTATTTCACAGTAAATAGTCCATGATATTTGCATGTTAAACTCACCATACTACTTTTATATTGAAAAGTAAAAAGTATACATGCACTTAATTTGCAACTTTATATTCAGCATACTATACAGTGTACTATTATCCCATTATCATTTGCAATTGCCCAAAGTCAATTTCAGTTTTTTTAAAGGTTTATGAACACATTAAGCCTCTTTTCTTAGTTTTGGGTCAGCTGCTTTTGTCATCTCTAAACTTGACCACAAACTTATCATCACTTGCCACCCTGACTGATGAAGTATTGTATGATTCTATACTGCTACTGTAACTATTCCACTGGTCATTTATAATTTAGTTGTGTTCTATGTAGCTATGCAATTATCAGTTTGAATATTTTTACAATACTTTTTACTTACCTTCAGTCAAGCCATATAACTATTATTAGCAGGCATTGAGTCTGGTTGTTGAAATTGTTCAACCCTTTGAACCTGGTAAGCCTGTATTTTAGGCTTTGACACACGCCTCTATATACATACTACAATAACTTTACAAGTATTAATTGTAGTAAGATCCCACAGCCACTACATTACTCACTATGAACTCCATAATAAAATTGCAGCAAGCATTGATGTAGTTGGGTACAACGTCTTTCATCACATCACTTAGAAAATGGCCTTCTTCATCAAATGTCCACCATGGCTGTACACTGCTTCATTAAATATTTCTGCCATACTTAGTGCTATGGCCTTAAGCTGAGCGCCATTAGAATCCTAATGCGTTACTGAATCCAGTGGTATACGTGTGATCTTATAATGGATGCTCATTAAATTGAAAATGCCGTCAAGTTCCAGCAAAGACAACATCTGCCATTTATTGCTTCATTTCAAAAGTACTCTTTAGTGTTGTATAAAGCTGTTTACATGTTATTGTAGTGCATGAAATTATTCATCTATAAGAATATCCTGTTGCAGTAATAGAAACTTGATGTTCTGCTTATAGTTCACACTTACgctaaatttaaaatttttttcttttttcatACAGTTTATGTACTTTGCTCATCTAAAATCTGGTGACACGCATTTAGTGGTGAAAGAATGTTTTGTTAAACCGTGTGTGTCACTGATATGGTATTAGGTATAACAGTGTTTATCCGTATTGTAGTCTGGATATTTATTTCCTGTAGACCCACGGTTTTAAATAGCCTGGCATCTATTCAGTTCCAAATATTTATTAGCATGTGTGGATGGTGCCGGTTCAAAGTGGTAGTGAGAGTGTGTATGTTATCAACTTACAGTTTGAATATTAGCGGTAAAACGTGATGTACTCCTGTTTCATTATTGTGATAACATCACAGCCAACACACAAAGCCAATGACATACAGTCAGTACTGACATTTGCACAAATGGAAAAGTTGAAATAATGGGGTACTTTAATAAACACCTAAGTTGCGTGTTGCACTCTAGTCAAAATAGACCATACCTCCCTAAATTGAGGGATTGACTACATGAAAAATTTGACTTCAAGTGATAATCTCCCTTAATTGTTTCATCGCCTGTTAGCTAGCTTACACATAAACTTAGCACTTGCTTTGTAAACCTCTAATTAACAATGAAGCATGTGTAGAATCAATATTTAATTGCTTTATTTTTATAGCACAATGCACCGGAGCTATCGCTGACGCAGGCTGTAGACCTAGTGAGCCTGGATGAGAATGATGAGAATTATGGTAAGTGGCTTCATGGCAATGAAACCTttatattagtgaccacctcttTAACTAGATCACCTCATGATATTGTCAAGTAGgccccaaacatagctaaggtgtacttcatgacctcattaataagaccacctcactatAGTGGCCAGATCCCCCAACATAGTTAAGGTGTACTTTGTGACCTCATCAAAAAGACCACCTCATATTTTTAATGACCATTCTTTTGGTCACATAGGTGGCCTGGTTGAACTGTGTGTTAATATTTCTTTCTCATTCTTCAGGTGTGGATGACATGTTGGTTGACAGTGACAAGTAAACCATCCAATCGTTTAGTCCAATTGTTAATAtttaatatatgtatatttttaatgctcatgtacataatatttctttcattattttctcAAATGTCAAAAAAAAGTCCAAAAAGATAACTGCTGCAGGTTTTATGTGCAATGTCCAAAAATCTGCAAATTGAAACTTAACTCGAAAATTCCTACCAGACAATAGTCTGGTGCCGCCAACCTTATTTTAGGCATTTATAAGTGCCTAAAATAGGGTCGGTGATACCAGACTAACCAGATGACTGAATTTCCAATATTTTTGAGTGTCAGAACACATCATCATTATAATGTATACAAGGCTGACAAACCTGTTGAcggtacaaccaagagttcataattttttttaatattatgaactcttggtacaactctGTGTTGAATGCAGTAAAAAAATCCCTGACgaggtggtgacttgattccTAGGCAACAGAGGAATGCAAGTATCCTAAGAAATACGTAGAATTACAGAGAAAAGGTTGGATCACAGTAATTTCTGTTGGAGGCTATTTTACTTGCACTTAAAACTGGCAATACTGGCATAACCAAAACATAAATTGCTATAACTGGACTTGAATTAATTTCATGTACATTCAATTTATAATTCTATATGGTTGCTGAGTCTTGGTTTACGTTCTCGTTTGTTTTTGCTCTTTAAAgacttctttttcttttttgggTTTGGTCGGGATTTCTCCTTGAAAGGATTATAGTAGTCAGGCTCAACTGGAATGTACCCAATCTCCATTGACAACTGTATAAGATTAAATATAAACTATAATTGCAGCAATATGTAGTCTTTAATAGAAGCCATGGGTGCTAAATTCTACAAACTAGACCAAAAAAAAtacttcaatttttaaacaaaaatgGTTAGCAGAAGTTGCAGGACCAAAAATGCTTGTTTTTGAAACAAAGACAGGTTTTTGTGACATCTATGCCATAGGGGTTTCATTTGGGATGGGCTTTTTATTCAAATAGTGTTTCTATTTCAAGACTAcatggtaccatgttttaagaCTCACAATGTTAATGTGCTTTTGGTGCGCAGTCTCCTTATAGAGGTAGGTGGAGTTACAGAATTCCACACTCCATTTCAAAATAGGATGCCACTCCGTGTTCTTGTTGTAAATCTACACTTTGTACAAGAAGGATAATACTACGCTGTTAAGGGAATACCATCATTACACTAACCTGTTGCACCATGTCATGCATTCTTATCAGTAGGTCTCCAAAAAATGCAACATTTTCAAACACAGAACTGATAGCTAAAAGAACCAACAGAAATATACATAAATACACCTTAAAAACCACAAAACAAAGCCTCCAGCAGCTGTAGCAGATATTACTGCCTAGTGAATCAGGACTAGCACAACACTTAGATAGTAGAGTTCATACAGGCAAATCATGGGgaaggactagtaacccgcgaGAGGATTTTGCCACGTCTCACAGATAGAGAGTCCAACATTACTATGCGACAGATGGACAATTGGGCATTTCCTTCCCAACTGACACCAGGTCACCAATATACAGCTACGTAGGTTCAACATAAACTACACTGACCATCAAGTAAATCTTTTTCCTTAGGAAGTGACCCAGTTGGATCAAACTGCTTATCAACAATCGTATCTCTTGAATTATTCAATACCTACAAAGACAGAACAATCACACAACAGCCTAATAACACAGGCCTCACACATACTGGGAATAATGCTTCGAGCAGAGCCTTCACCATTGAGTATCTCTTAGAGTAGTCATCCATCTCCCACACATTATGGGCTGCATACATCTGCTCCTTTCTCTTCTGCATGAATAACTTGTTATCTGAAGAATATCAGTGACTAATATGTAAACATGATCATGACATACTACCAGGACACTCAATTGTGGTCACCTCTTAAACAAGACCATCTTATTGTAGGGACCCTGTCAAAAATGGCAAGGTGTGCTTTGTTTCCTTATTCATAAAGCCACCTCTATCAATTAAGTTTCTTTGTATTCCAATTTCACCATCAGTATGTATAGTATAGCCAACCCCTGGGGACCACCCTAGTATTTAGACCACAGAAAGGTTTGCAACTTTAAAAAATTGATACAGAAAAAGTAATAACAtaaacagtcaactactctaatagaacactcactagCATTTGGATAAACTGCAAGGTTCTACTGTTTATACTACAGCTATGAATGCATACTGAGCTGGCTACTGAGCAAGGTGAAAAGTTCGAACAATATTGCAATTGCATTGGTAATGGAACAATCCCGTTCAATTAACTACGTTAAGTTTCTTCACTACAAAGTTACCTAGCATGTGTAGATTACCACTACTGACTTCATGATTGTTCAGCTGTAGTCTCACATAgacagacccttttctttcttttgtgtgggggcagggaaagaaaagggtctggtgaacatagtatagcatcgttgTTGGCCTATCCCGATATTGtagggattctactgcgcagcttctGGATCGTTTGTGGGTGCAAATGACGTGTTTTGCTAATCGTTGTATCATTTGCATTCTGTTGCCATAGATATAAaagtagtagctatggtaataGAATGTAAATGATGCAAAGATCAATAGATCACATTTTATATCAAATGCAAATAGCACAACGATTAGCAAAACATGTCATTTGCACCACTAAACAATCTGGAAACTGTGCAGTAGAATCCCCCAATCTCGGGATAGGCCAACAATGATGCTATactaccagacccttttctttccctacccccacacaaaagaaagaaaagggtctggctacacgAGACCAGTTCAGCTGCAGTTCTACAATAAAATGCCTTGGTATAAATGTTGTGCAGCTTACAAgttgtaatgcacctatcaaagttttgccccacctacccccatgcAGGCAAGGAGGGGGAATAGGAAGGGATTTGACCCAACTCTAAATATAATTTTCCTACCCTGGGGCGAAATTGTAGGTCTAATCCCTTCCTTCCATTTGAGTAACTCGATCCTTTGTTGCAATGCATCGCTAAACCCCCAGATCTGGGGCATGTATATGTCAATCACAGGCCTTATAGCCTTGTGGGATAGTGATTAATAAACGGGGAACCACGAAGGCGGGGCTAGGTGGCATTAATAATTATCGACCCAATATATTAGAATAATCGTTATGCTACACTTACATGTTTTGTAGCTGCGTTCTATCGATTCATTTTCTTGTGGCAATTCCTCTCCTGTGGTGAAGTCATACGAAAAGACGCAAAAGGACAAAGCCAAGAAACAACTAATGGTGCACGGAATATTCATCTCCGTCAGTTATCTCCGTATACCAGAAGTTTTATTGTCGGTTCAATAGCTGAGCCAGTAcggcttattgaaccgactttcagttcagtatccactgcctaTTTAAAAACTCACACTTAGAAATGCATAGCTGTAATATCTCGTGTATAGCTAGTTCACAACAAGAAGATTAACAATTCATAATCAACCCATCACTGACGCAACTACAGCAAACAGCTAGGATGGAATGACACAACCCATGCACGTGCACTCAGTACAATCACAATATTACattaccgtgtttttcaggtttcttgcgaaaatcaaagtacaaacacgtgatctgtaattcaaaaatatctcgaacttgcaaggcatttaaagtgaatattcgcaccttttgccgatcattgtacatgttcaagtattgctagtatgctgcaagttatgtaagccttgctagttcgaagcacggatcacgtgtttgatcacgttaatgctttgattttcgccagaaacctgaaaaacacggtataCACTATATAAAGTCAGTTACGTCACTACAATAGCATTGTAGGGGCAAACCTT containing:
- the LOC136238369 gene encoding coiled-coil domain-containing protein 134-like isoform X1 produces the protein MNIPCTISCFLALSFCVFSYDFTTGEELPQENESIERSYKTYNKLFMQKRKEQMYAAHNVWEMDDYSKRYSMVKALLEALFPVLNNSRDTIVDKQFDPTGSLPKEKDLLDAISSVFENVAFFGDLLIRMHDMVQQIYNKNTEWHPILKWSVEFCNSTYLYKETAHQKHINILSMEIGYIPVEPDYYNPFKEKSRPNPKKKKKSLKSKNKRERKPRLSNHIEL
- the LOC136238369 gene encoding coiled-coil domain-containing protein 134-like isoform X2 yields the protein MQKRKEQMYAAHNVWEMDDYSKRYSMVKALLEALFPVLNNSRDTIVDKQFDPTGSLPKEKDLLDAISSVFENVAFFGDLLIRMHDMVQQIYNKNTEWHPILKWSVEFCNSTYLYKETAHQKHINILSMEIGYIPVEPDYYNPFKEKSRPNPKKKKKSLKSKNKRERKPRLSNHIEL